GGACGCCAATCAGCATCACCGCGAAGTACGTCGTCATGACGTATCCAATGCGGCTCATGGCATGATCCTCCGGCGCAAGAGGAAGGCGCGATGCTGCTGCGCGTCGTAGGCGCGCGGTGCTTCACCGGCCGTCAGACGGTTGTGAACGTGTCGCCAGTGATCGGGCGAAACGTCGATCGCTTCGATGCCCCGCGCCTCGATCGCATCGATGAGCTGGAGCACGCGCTCGACCTTCGGCCAGCCATCGGCGCGCAACAGGATGTCGCCGCCGGGGCGCACGAATGGCAGGGTCTGGCAGCGCTCGCCCGCAGCGACGGCGCGCACGATGTCGAGCCGAGAAAGTGCGGTGCCGTAGTCGTTGGAGGTCCAGCGAACGAAGGCGAAAACACTGTCCGGTGCGAACGACACGACGCGTCGGCGGCGGTCGAGGATCTGTTCGGCGATCTCGCGGCCGAACCTGATCCAGAATTCGATCTTCTTCTCGACCCACGTCAACTCGACATGGGTCAGTGCATCGGCCGCTGGCGCTGGCGGCAAGCCGGTGCGCAGCGACGGGTCGGCGACACCGATCATCGCGGCTCTCCTTCGCTGGTGGGGAACTCGCGCTCGAACAGCGCGCGCAGCATGTCGGCGACCGTCTGTCCGCGCTGGAAGGCGGCAATCTTGATCCGGCCGCGCATGTCGGCGGTGACGTCGATCGTCAGCCTGGCGGTAAATTCGGCGGCGGGGTCCGCGCGCGGCGATGGACGGTCTGGCGCCTTGATCCAGCTTTCCGGATCGGCAGGCCGGGTCGCAAAACTGCGTTTCGAGGACCGCTCGCTCATGTCGCGATCCTCGTGACTTCGGCGGCGAGCGCGGCAATCTCCCGCGCGGCGGGCGATGTATCGTCCTGCTCGGCCGCGAGCCGTCCGGTCTGCACGACATCGGCGAAGGCGATGCGCTGACCGATGGTGGTGAGGAGCGGCGGGGGATCGTGTTCAGCGAGCGTCTCAGCGGTTTCGCGGGCGAGGATCGTGCGGGCGGCACAGCGGTTCAGTACGAACCGCGCCTTGAGGTCCGGTCGATAGATCCGCGCTTCGCTGAGCAGCGTCAGCATCTCGGCAGACGCCCAGCCGTCGAGCGGTGACGGCTGCACCGGGATCAGTACAAGATCGGCAGCCAGCAGCGCCGAACGCATCAGACCGGCGACACGCGGCGGTCCGTCGATGACGACATGATCGACATCGCGCGCCAGTTCCGGCGCTTCGCGGTGGAGCGTGTCGCGGGCCAGGCCGACAACACCGAACAGCCGCTCCAATCCCTCACGGCCGCGCTGCTGTGACCAGTCGAGCGCCGAGCCCTGTGGGTCGGCGTCGATCAGCGTGACGCGCTGCCCATGCCGAGCCCATTCACCGGCGAGATGGAGGGCGAGCGTCGTCTTTCCGACGCCGCCCTTCTGGTTGAGGAACGCGACGATCATGACGGTCTCCCGGCGATCGGGGACTCGTCCACAGCGGTCGAAAAACGCATTTGCGTTAGAAAGATTCCGTAGGAATCTAGGTTAGATAAGTTACGGGGCTCGCAAGCGGCTGATTCAGCGCGATGAATCGACGATTCCGGTCCCCGATAGCACGAGAGTCCGGTCCCCGATGGCACGATAGCGCCGGTCCCTGATAGCACGAGATGATTCACAGCTTATCCCCAGGTCGAGTTGTCGAGCGGCGACGGCGGCGCGGGATGCCGAGCGCGTCGGGATCGGTGGGTACGAAGAACAGGATTTCGGGGCCGCCGAGGCACTGCTCGATGGTCAGGCGATAGCCCGGCAGCGGCTGGCGGCGCACGATGTCGCGCAGGTCGTAGGCGAAATGCTTGAGCGGCGAGAGACTGCCGGACTTGGCGTGGAGATGCGGGAAGTCGAAGCTCCAGCCGTGTTCCTGCTTGCCGCCGTGCTTGCGCACGAGGCGGTAGAGCCAGCGCTCCAGACCGCCGGTCAGCCTGAAATAGTTGCGGTCGATCGTCAGGACGAGCGCGTCGTCAAGGACCGCGCCGTAGAACCAGTCCGGCACGATCAGTTCGAGCCCGAGCGGGCGGCCGCGGTGATCGGCTCGCTCCTTCCATTCATTGATCCAGGAGAAGCGGTGCATCCGCCGCTCGGTCGGCTGGCGGATTGAGGTCGCTATGGTGGTGGACTGGAGGCGGTCGAGCGCGGCCTTCAGCCGGTCGTAATCGCGCAGCGAGACACCGCGTCCAATGAAGTTCAGAATCTCGTAAGGCGTGGTCGCCATCAGGCGTGACGGGCGCAGGCCGACGTCACGGGCCTCGACGATTTGTGAGGCCGCCCAGATCAGAACATCAGCGTCCCAGATCGTCGCCATGCCGTGCTCGGGCACGGCTTCGACACGGATTTTCACCGAACCCGCCTTGAAGTCGATCGGCGTCAGGCGCTTCGACTTGGCAAGCGAGAAGAACGGATAGGCCATGAGGTCCTGCGCGTCGCGCGGCGCGAGATCGCCGGACAGCGCCCGGAACAGATCGAGCTGCGCACGCTCGTCGTGCTGTGTGTGACGGGACGACATGGCGTGTCGTCTCAGCGCGGCTGGCGGCCGGCGAAGCGGCGATCCGACGGCTCCTGCCGCTTGGCGGGGAGCACCGTGCCGCGCGGATCAGAGGTCGAACTGACGAGGCCGCGATCGGCCCACGTCTGGAGATCCTCTATGGCGTAGACGACTCGGCCGCCGAGCTTCCTGTAAGCCGGGCCGGTGCCGTAGGTGCGGTGCTTCTCCAGTGTGCGCTCGGACAGTCCGAGGAAGCGAGCGGCCTCCTGCGTGCGCAGGTAGCGTGGCGGGATGCCGGCGGTCGTATCGGCCATTGTCGAGCCTCCGTGGTCTCATCGGGGGCCGCTGCCGTCAGGCGGCGGTTCGAGAGCACGGTGGCGTGAAGACGGTGGGTCGGACGATGTCGGAGATAGGAATCTAGTTTCGACACGCCGCAGGCGGTCGATGGCGGGCTATGATCGGCGGGGTCGGCGCAGGAGGGAGCGGTAGCCGCCTTCAACGAGTTTCACGCCGTCGCGCGCCAGCCGGATCGTGACTTCGCGCAGCGCGTCCCCGGCCCAGGAGGCGGCGTCGATTTTATGACCAGGGAACAGAACCTCCCCGATCGATCGATATGTCGCGCCGGCACGACGTCCATCGACCGCACGCAGCATTTGGCGCGCGCGCTCGCGGCGCTGAGGCGTCATTCGAGGGTCGTTCGGGACGCGCTTGCCTTTGATCGCGCTCCAGAACCGGGTCAGCGCGGTCTGTCGATCCGGTGTGAGGTCATCGAACATGACCATCGCCGCGAGCGGGTTCTCGTCCTGCGGGTCCGCGAGCGTGACGTCATACTGCTCGCCGCAGATATCGAGCCTGAGATGAGCAGGGTCGTGCTGGAATATGGTACGGAGGCGTAACTCGTCGGCAGTGATGGAAAACCCTTCAGGGCGCGGACCTGCGGCGAACATTATTGCCGACGGATCGACTTGAGGGGTCCAAAAAATCTGCTGGGCATGAGCCGCGATGAGAGGGTCGGCGCCGAAATCGCAACCCCCATAGGTTCGCAAATTCTTCGGCCGTTTCGAGTGAGAGTCGGCCGCTGGACACAAGCTCCTGATAGGCTTTCCGGTAGTCGGGGTTTCGGCGCAGAAATTCCCAGGCAAGGTTACCCGGAGTTAGATTGTCGATATAGTTGTAGGCGGTCTCAGACCGCCAACTTTCATCTTCGGACATCCTCCACCGCCTCCGCGAAATTATGACGCAACGCGAGTCAAGCAGCGATCACGATCCCAAGTTGAGCGTGGCGTGGGAAGAACGAAGTCGGATCAACGTGATGCAGGTTCTGCATCACCTCAATGGAGGCGGGGGCCGAGAAGCTCGCAAAAGCCGTTCTCGGTCATCCATTTCGCGCGAGCGAGGTGTGCGGCATGAATTTTCGCTGCACGGTCGGGGTCCGCTGCGGGATCGAGGCCGAAGAGAAGCTCGACGACTTCCTCCCAGGTCGCGCCGTCCGCCTCGGCGTCGAGCAGCCTCAGGTACAACTTCAGATGCGCCTGGTCATAGGCGGTGAGCGCCGCGCCGAGCGGCGGTTCGTCCAGATATTCTGCGTTGGTCACGATGAGCCCCACGAGTCATTCGTATCCAATTTGGAGCGGTTTGTTAACTGTAATGATATCCCGCGCCATACCGCCGCGGTTTGACGCAAAATCAGGATGGTCGGGCGAGTTCGCCCGAAAAAGTCGTCAAGGGTTGTCCTTGTCACCAACCAGCATCACTCCCACGCTTTGGCCGGAGTTGAGCAGGACGATGCCACCGCCTTCAAAGGCTCGACGGACCTGATCGCGTGTTGATTCGTACACCTCGAGCCCGCTGTCGGATTCAAGGCGCTTCAACGCGGTCAGTGATACCCGGGCCTTGTCAGCGAGCGTCTCCTGTGTCCAGCCGAGCAACGCGCGTGCGGCCCGTGATTGTCGGGCGGTGATCATGCATGATCACCTCCCACTCGGACCTACGCGTACGCCAGAACTACGGCTATAATAGTCGCTCTTGCTAGAAAAGACCAGCGGTTCTGGCTTTAGCGGGCGCGATTCTGGTGTCCAGAACCAGAGGTGATTCGCTCCACCGTCAGGCGTTTGGCCCCGCCCGGATTGTCCGGGCGGGGCGTCGCGCTGGTCCTACTCGCCGTTGCGGCGGCCGTTCGGGCGGGACCAGATGAGGCTGAAGCCTTCGCCTTCATCGTCGTCGAAGAGGTTGGCGTAGATCGGGGCATTGAAGCTGGGATCGTCGAGCTTCAGGCCCAGATAGGCGCGCCCCTCGTTGGAGGTCTTGGACCAGGCGGCGCCGATCTCGGCGCGGCCGACGAAGACGCGGTGGCTGGGGGCGTTCTCTCCGGTAGCGCGGGCCTCGGAGACGATGCGGACGTTCTTGGTCTGCAGGCTGAGGGTGACGATTTCGCCGGTGTACTCGTTGTTGCCGGTCTTCTTGAAGGTGCCGATGGTCGCCATGGTAGTTCTCCTTGAACTCTGTTCCGAGCCCGCACCATTGCGGCCTCGATGGCGATCGACAGGCCGGAGGCGATTGACGGCGCACCCCGCAGGGGCCTGACAGCAAAGGAGGGGCTTTCTTGGCTCGCGAGGAATGACGGCGCAGCCGGCAGGGGAAGAAAGTTTCGACGCCGCTGTTGCGGCATAGGCGATCGAGGCGCAGCCGACCTTCGGCCAGATCAGCCCATTGAAGAGGCCGTTTTGGAGCGGTCGACCTGACAGAGACGCATCACAGGAGAACGCGGCGACCACCCCGAACCGATGGACCGTGACGACGCCTGACACCGCGGTTCAAACCAGCTCCGGCGGACGCTCCGTTCCGCCGGCTCCTGCCCGTCGCCCACGCGATCGCCCCCTCTCAGCACTCGCACCGTCGTTGGACGCGCCGTCAGGGCATTGCCCCCAGCACCGTCACCGAGGGCATGGCGCGTCAGTTGGGTTAGCCGTTGATCCGATCAACGCGATTGCGAACGACCCTGCCGACGAAGAGCGCGACACGTAAGACATCAACCCACCGTCCTGCCGCCGCCGGCAACGATGTCAGGCGCGCGCGACGTTCTGCCCGGTTGGCCCGGGCGCGGCCATTGCTGTCACCCGAATCAGCGCCGTGACACCAACGGCGACTGCGCCGATGACGGAGAAGATGATCCGCCAGGTGTCGGAGGGCATGGTGTGTTTCACGATGCCATGTGTCGCATGGTAGCCGGCGAGCGCCGCGGGTGCGACGAAGGCGAGTGCGATCGCGAGCCGTATCCAGAGCGGACGAATGAAGGCGAGCAGGAACTGCCCGAGGCCGAGCGTCAGCGCGGCGGCGGCGAGGCCGACGAGGATTGCCCCGAGCCAACCGGCGCCGGTCTGGAAGGCCCAAGTCCCGGCACTGACGCCCGCGAAGAACGGAAGCGCGAAGACAGCCAGTGTGAATAGAAGCCAGCACAGGGCGCCGATCGCCACGATGCTGGAGAGGATGCCGATGAAAACCATGGTGGTGTTCTCCGTGAGATAGAGGTCTGACGGTCGCGCCTCCACCACCACCACGGCGCGTTGCCAGTATAGCCGAAGAGAAGGCGGGACGGGAGCGGAAATCCCGTAGGATTCCCGCTTGCAGTCGCGACGCC
The Shinella zoogloeoides DNA segment above includes these coding regions:
- a CDS encoding helix-turn-helix transcriptional regulator, translating into MADTTAGIPPRYLRTQEAARFLGLSERTLEKHRTYGTGPAYRKLGGRVVYAIEDLQTWADRGLVSSTSDPRGTVLPAKRQEPSDRRFAGRQPR
- a CDS encoding replication initiator protein A; this encodes MSSRHTQHDERAQLDLFRALSGDLAPRDAQDLMAYPFFSLAKSKRLTPIDFKAGSVKIRVEAVPEHGMATIWDADVLIWAASQIVEARDVGLRPSRLMATTPYEILNFIGRGVSLRDYDRLKAALDRLQSTTIATSIRQPTERRMHRFSWINEWKERADHRGRPLGLELIVPDWFYGAVLDDALVLTIDRNYFRLTGGLERWLYRLVRKHGGKQEHGWSFDFPHLHAKSGSLSPLKHFAYDLRDIVRRQPLPGYRLTIEQCLGGPEILFFVPTDPDALGIPRRRRRSTTRPGDKL
- the parA gene encoding ParA family partition ATPase, whose translation is MIVAFLNQKGGVGKTTLALHLAGEWARHGQRVTLIDADPQGSALDWSQQRGREGLERLFGVVGLARDTLHREAPELARDVDHVVIDGPPRVAGLMRSALLAADLVLIPVQPSPLDGWASAEMLTLLSEARIYRPDLKARFVLNRCAARTILARETAETLAEHDPPPLLTTIGQRIAFADVVQTGRLAAEQDDTSPAAREIAALAAEVTRIAT
- a CDS encoding helix-turn-helix domain-containing protein — its product is MITARQSRAARALLGWTQETLADKARVSLTALKRLESDSGLEVYESTRDQVRRAFEGGGIVLLNSGQSVGVMLVGDKDNP
- a CDS encoding DUF736 domain-containing protein, whose product is MATIGTFKKTGNNEYTGEIVTLSLQTKNVRIVSEARATGENAPSHRVFVGRAEIGAAWSKTSNEGRAYLGLKLDDPSFNAPIYANLFDDDEGEGFSLIWSRPNGRRNGE
- a CDS encoding DNA -binding domain-containing protein is translated as MTNAEYLDEPPLGAALTAYDQAHLKLYLRLLDAEADGATWEEVVELLFGLDPAADPDRAAKIHAAHLARAKWMTENGFCELLGPRLH
- a CDS encoding DUF2285 domain-containing protein gives rise to the protein MFAAGPRPEGFSITADELRLRTIFQHDPAHLRLDICGEQYDVTLADPQDENPLAAMVMFDDLTPDRQTALTRFWSAIKGKRVPNDPRMTPQRRERARQMLRAVDGRRAGATYRSIGEVLFPGHKIDAASWAGDALREVTIRLARDGVKLVEGGYRSLLRRPRRS
- a CDS encoding transcriptional regulator domain-containing protein; protein product: MSEDESWRSETAYNYIDNLTPGNLAWEFLRRNPDYRKAYQELVSSGRLSLETAEEFANLWGLRFRRRPSHRGSCPADFLDPSSRSVGNNVRRRSAP
- a CDS encoding DUF2840 domain-containing protein is translated as MIGVADPSLRTGLPPAPAADALTHVELTWVEKKIEFWIRFGREIAEQILDRRRRVVSFAPDSVFAFVRWTSNDYGTALSRLDIVRAVAAGERCQTLPFVRPGGDILLRADGWPKVERVLQLIDAIEARGIEAIDVSPDHWRHVHNRLTAGEAPRAYDAQQHRAFLLRRRIMP